In Halobacterium sp. R2-5, the following are encoded in one genomic region:
- a CDS encoding glycerophosphodiester phosphodiesterase produces the protein MRTIAHRGFAGVAPENTAAAVRTARERADGVEVDVQPAADGTPVVFHDQRLDGEGDSRGITDAEGFVWDADPRTLADADVLDSGEPVPTLSTVATLVPAGVEFHVELKNPGVADARIGLSGPDAAAWRPFVESVADALADCEAPVVLSSFFDGALEAATEVLPETPRAALCLDPDRGLTRASEFDCRALHAPVDGLSESVVEHAHRDGRTVNAWTVTDWQDAVACADAGADGVIADYPGVAAYAGGPSRLA, from the coding sequence ATGCGTACCATCGCTCACCGCGGGTTCGCCGGTGTCGCGCCGGAGAACACTGCTGCCGCGGTCCGCACCGCTCGCGAGCGCGCGGACGGCGTCGAGGTCGACGTCCAGCCCGCGGCCGACGGCACGCCGGTCGTCTTCCACGACCAGCGCCTCGACGGCGAGGGCGACTCCCGCGGAATCACCGACGCCGAGGGCTTCGTCTGGGACGCCGACCCCAGGACGCTGGCGGACGCGGACGTGCTCGACAGCGGCGAGCCCGTCCCCACCTTGTCGACAGTCGCGACCCTCGTGCCCGCGGGCGTGGAGTTCCACGTCGAACTGAAGAACCCCGGAGTGGCGGACGCCCGAATCGGGCTCTCCGGCCCGGACGCGGCGGCGTGGCGTCCGTTCGTGGAGTCTGTCGCGGACGCGCTCGCGGACTGCGAGGCGCCGGTCGTGCTGTCGTCGTTCTTCGACGGCGCGCTCGAAGCCGCGACCGAGGTCCTCCCGGAGACGCCGCGGGCCGCGCTCTGTCTCGACCCCGACCGCGGGCTCACCCGGGCCAGCGAGTTCGACTGCCGCGCGCTCCACGCGCCCGTCGACGGCCTCAGCGAGTCCGTCGTCGAGCACGCCCACCGGGACGGCCGCACTGTCAACGCGTGGACCGTCACGGACTGGCAGGACGCCGTCGCGTGCGCCGACGCCGGCGCGGACGGCGTCATCGCGGACTACCCCGGGGTCGCCGCGTACGCCGGCGGCCCGTCGCGGCTCGCCTGA
- a CDS encoding TrkA C-terminal domain-containing protein, with protein sequence MTSTPVQALHGIYLGLLAGVIPALVSFGFGFLFRYVTGLSVPAFGVVVLGVALAGVNGGFLAFADPTITQAANSTTLVVAVLVVALLTFYTHAVGDRLGSTLPRRISLRSLRARTLNAEAIKLVGGRNEVAVNVVGGVRDLEGYPPLPESLRVSIREAEWTFPADLPLSELETRFVDRLRSEFDVQEASVSVDEHGRATVAAAPPAAGVSKRTPVGQRAVSVSALVPTGIARGDEVTVLAGEDRVTGTVVSAKSGKKSSETPASAPAPAAEPDVEPAAAPAPTTTGGEGRVTVAVSRPDAETLLAADATRIVVRARGTRREYELLGLLRRGGQRVRRLTLGADAPFVGATLGDANVRDAYGVAVLAVHHDGSWTVAPLGDVGLSAGDDVFVAGPRRELDAFEEVAA encoded by the coding sequence ATGACTTCGACTCCCGTGCAGGCGCTGCACGGCATCTACCTCGGGCTGCTCGCGGGCGTGATTCCCGCGCTCGTGTCGTTCGGGTTCGGGTTCCTCTTCCGGTACGTCACCGGGCTCTCCGTCCCCGCGTTCGGTGTCGTCGTCCTCGGCGTCGCGCTCGCCGGCGTCAACGGCGGGTTCCTGGCGTTCGCCGACCCCACCATCACGCAGGCCGCGAACTCCACGACGCTCGTGGTCGCGGTGCTCGTGGTCGCGCTGCTGACGTTCTACACGCACGCCGTCGGCGACCGGCTCGGGTCGACGCTGCCGCGGCGCATCAGCCTCCGGTCGCTGCGCGCCCGCACCCTCAACGCGGAAGCCATCAAGCTCGTCGGCGGCCGCAACGAGGTCGCCGTGAACGTCGTCGGCGGCGTCCGCGACCTCGAGGGCTACCCGCCGCTGCCGGAGTCCCTGCGCGTGTCCATCCGGGAGGCCGAGTGGACGTTCCCCGCGGACCTCCCGCTGTCGGAGCTGGAGACGCGGTTCGTCGACCGGCTGCGCTCGGAGTTCGACGTCCAGGAGGCGTCGGTGTCCGTCGACGAGCACGGCCGCGCGACCGTCGCGGCAGCGCCGCCCGCGGCGGGCGTCTCGAAGCGCACGCCCGTCGGCCAGCGCGCGGTGTCGGTGTCCGCGCTCGTGCCGACCGGCATCGCGCGCGGCGACGAGGTGACCGTGCTCGCCGGCGAGGACCGCGTCACGGGCACGGTCGTCTCTGCGAAGTCCGGCAAGAAGTCGTCGGAGACGCCGGCGTCCGCGCCAGCGCCAGCGGCGGAGCCGGACGTCGAGCCGGCGGCGGCGCCCGCGCCGACGACGACCGGCGGCGAGGGCCGGGTGACCGTCGCCGTCTCGCGGCCGGACGCGGAGACGCTGCTCGCCGCCGACGCCACCCGAATCGTGGTGCGGGCGCGGGGCACGCGCCGCGAGTACGAACTCCTCGGGCTGCTGCGCCGCGGCGGCCAGCGCGTCCGCCGGCTCACGCTCGGCGCGGACGCGCCGTTCGTCGGCGCGACGCTCGGCGACGCGAACGTGCGGGACGCGTACGGCGTCGCGGTGCTGGCGGTCCACCACGACGGCTCGTGGACGGTCGCGCCGCTCGGCGACGTCGGGCTGTCGGCCGGCGACGACGTGTTCGTCGCGGGGCCGCGCCGCGAGCTCGACGCGTTCGAGGAGGTGGCGGCGTGA
- a CDS encoding potassium transporter TrkA: MIPVSMVELAEAGGVLLAAGVAVAALAAAFRWYFRQQLPSGVALLVDVSVVAFYLNTRVALGQAVAGSTDALAVEAVAFNLAVFGGAVLVAPAATRGGDRLGVQVLAATGVRELEGDVGRLVKAVGRALAVQLPEEIADIEGYDPVGDDVKAALAGTTFIFPRRLTVAELRDRVVTRIKDDYDVGYVDVELADDGSVTYLALGSRTAGIGPTLPPGTAAVAVNADPPNAAGPGDLVQVWRTDAEPAERVATAEIRATCEDTVTLSLDDHDAFELAGGSYRLATLPYEPGADRQFAALLRAADETMVVTTVEAGSTLDGGTVGGVEGTVVAVRSESSVDAIPSASRPLAAGDTLYVVARPDASRRLDAAATAAEEVSQ; the protein is encoded by the coding sequence GTGATTCCCGTCTCGATGGTGGAGCTCGCGGAGGCCGGCGGCGTCCTGCTCGCGGCGGGCGTCGCGGTCGCCGCACTCGCGGCCGCGTTCCGGTGGTACTTCCGCCAGCAGCTCCCCTCCGGGGTGGCGCTGCTCGTGGACGTCTCCGTGGTGGCGTTCTACCTCAACACGCGCGTCGCGCTCGGGCAGGCGGTCGCCGGCAGCACGGACGCGCTGGCGGTCGAGGCGGTCGCGTTCAACCTCGCGGTGTTCGGCGGCGCGGTGCTGGTCGCGCCCGCCGCCACCCGCGGCGGCGACCGCCTCGGCGTGCAGGTGCTCGCGGCGACCGGCGTGCGCGAACTGGAGGGCGACGTCGGCCGGCTCGTGAAGGCCGTCGGGCGCGCGCTGGCCGTCCAGCTCCCCGAGGAGATCGCTGACATCGAAGGGTACGACCCGGTCGGCGACGACGTGAAGGCCGCCCTCGCGGGGACGACGTTCATCTTCCCGCGCCGGCTCACCGTCGCGGAGCTCCGCGACCGCGTCGTCACCCGCATCAAAGACGACTACGACGTCGGCTACGTGGACGTCGAGCTCGCCGACGACGGCTCCGTGACCTACCTCGCGCTCGGCAGCCGCACCGCGGGCATCGGACCGACGCTCCCGCCGGGGACGGCGGCCGTCGCGGTGAACGCGGACCCGCCGAACGCGGCCGGCCCCGGTGACCTCGTGCAGGTGTGGCGGACGGACGCCGAGCCCGCCGAACGGGTCGCAACCGCGGAGATTCGCGCGACCTGCGAGGACACCGTGACGCTGTCGCTGGACGACCACGACGCCTTCGAGCTGGCGGGCGGGAGCTACCGGCTGGCGACGCTCCCCTACGAGCCGGGCGCGGACCGCCAGTTCGCGGCGCTGCTGCGCGCCGCCGACGAGACGATGGTCGTCACCACCGTGGAGGCGGGCAGCACGCTCGACGGCGGCACCGTCGGGGGCGTCGAGGGGACCGTGGTGGCGGTCCGTTCCGAGAGCAGCGTCGACGCCATCCCGAGCGCGTCCCGGCCGCTCGCCGCCGGGGACACGCTGTACGTGGTCGCGCGACCGGACGCCTCACGGCGCCTCGACGCCGCTGCGACCGCCGCGGAGGAAGTCAGCCAGTAG
- a CDS encoding HPP family protein produces MFSEFRQRLAAVRRRVSRFERRELRSFRRWLETTSNLLHVSVLLFVPLLVGLVTLLAETVEVVSFLLFPPLASGTYTLFAEPEGQYSDPQTFVGGLTVGALCGWGAVELTAIAYGVPTGEVGLDAGAAALGVFLTGAATWGLDLELPTAFSTALLVLVTGTAQFAYVVAVALSASLVAVVFVVWRREFYEERARFLYRTTEADDHVVVPMRGETAEQASMLGARIAAAHDAGKVVLLDVVDDEEIAAAEREHIDDEDATSEAEERAADAAAGRLEQQAARIETRVGVPCDVVVAVADGNHAKTVLSTAEEANCDLVVAPFECREDGTLTPFLRRLFGSRIDVVALQSAGERTRWRRIMVPVRSASDVAHAMLDYAERLAGRGGSISVCSCIDAERERRRTESMLANLTETVGTRCETRVSRSSIESFVERNDAHYDLVFLGASTDRSAASKFLSRPTYERLQNLDTDIAVVHTA; encoded by the coding sequence ATGTTCTCGGAGTTCCGGCAGCGACTCGCCGCGGTCCGGCGGCGCGTCTCCCGGTTCGAGCGCCGCGAACTCCGGTCGTTCCGGCGGTGGCTGGAGACCACGAGCAACCTCCTGCACGTCTCCGTGCTGCTGTTCGTCCCGCTGCTCGTGGGACTGGTGACGCTGCTCGCGGAGACCGTCGAGGTGGTCTCGTTCCTGCTGTTCCCGCCGCTGGCGTCCGGGACGTACACGCTGTTCGCGGAGCCGGAGGGCCAGTACTCGGACCCGCAGACGTTCGTCGGCGGGCTGACCGTCGGCGCGCTCTGCGGGTGGGGTGCCGTCGAACTCACCGCGATCGCGTACGGCGTGCCGACGGGCGAGGTCGGCCTCGACGCGGGCGCCGCCGCGCTCGGCGTGTTCCTCACGGGCGCGGCGACGTGGGGGCTGGACCTCGAACTCCCGACGGCGTTCTCGACGGCGCTGCTCGTGCTCGTCACCGGCACCGCGCAGTTCGCGTACGTCGTCGCCGTCGCGCTGTCGGCGTCGCTCGTCGCGGTCGTGTTCGTGGTGTGGCGCCGCGAGTTCTACGAGGAGCGCGCCCGCTTCCTCTACCGCACGACGGAGGCCGACGACCACGTCGTCGTGCCGATGCGCGGGGAGACCGCCGAGCAGGCGTCGATGCTGGGCGCGCGCATCGCGGCCGCCCACGACGCCGGGAAGGTCGTCCTGCTGGACGTCGTCGACGACGAAGAGATCGCGGCCGCCGAGCGCGAGCACATCGACGACGAAGACGCCACGTCGGAGGCCGAGGAGCGCGCCGCCGACGCCGCCGCGGGCCGCCTCGAACAGCAGGCCGCGCGCATCGAGACGCGGGTCGGCGTCCCCTGCGACGTCGTGGTCGCGGTCGCCGACGGCAACCACGCGAAGACGGTGCTCTCGACCGCCGAGGAGGCGAACTGCGACCTCGTCGTGGCGCCGTTCGAGTGCCGCGAGGACGGCACGCTGACGCCGTTCCTCCGGCGCCTGTTCGGCAGCCGCATCGACGTGGTCGCGCTCCAGTCGGCTGGCGAGCGCACGCGCTGGCGGCGCATCATGGTGCCCGTGCGCAGCGCCTCGGACGTCGCGCACGCGATGCTGGACTACGCCGAGCGCCTCGCCGGCCGCGGCGGCTCCATCAGCGTCTGCTCGTGTATCGACGCCGAGCGCGAACGCCGCCGCACGGAGTCGATGCTCGCGAACCTCACGGAGACGGTGGGGACGCGCTGCGAGACGCGGGTCTCGCGGTCCTCCATCGAGTCGTTCGTCGAGCGCAACGACGCCCACTACGACCTCGTCTTCCTCGGCGCGAGCACCGACCGCTCCGCGGCCTCGAAGTTCCTCTCGCGGCCGACCTACGAGCGCCTCCAGAACCTCGACACGGACATCGCGGTCGTCCACACGGCGTGA
- a CDS encoding NAD-binding protein, which translates to MDVPGVQRVTGRVAVALTLAVAALSVGVGVLGIVDPTANFGPFAQYIPPTISQTAGFTGSLTGFLMAMSAFGLRRGLRVAWYSTLVLLPVTAAQGLVQATPYSVPLVALSVLAFPVLAAARSRFDEPISLTTSQLAAGGALAGVQTYGTIGTYALRGERGFTSVSTMLDAFYYTLVTSSTVGYGDVTPTTQEARLFSLSVVVLGTASFAIALTALLGPALEARFASALGRMTQSDLESLDGHVVVAGYGDLTEPVLTELAASNRQFVVVTDDDEDVSHLRERDVNVFVGDPADEQAMHRVGVERARAVVAATNDDGEDALVILTVRESHADVHVVAAATDQENEQKLRRAGADTVISPAVIGGRLLARSALGDKDAEQEAADVLGDE; encoded by the coding sequence ATGGACGTGCCGGGCGTACAGCGGGTGACCGGGCGGGTGGCCGTCGCGCTGACGCTCGCGGTCGCCGCGCTCTCGGTCGGCGTCGGCGTCCTCGGCATCGTCGACCCGACCGCGAACTTCGGGCCGTTCGCGCAGTACATCCCGCCCACAATCAGCCAGACCGCGGGGTTCACGGGTTCGCTGACGGGGTTCCTGATGGCGATGAGCGCGTTCGGCCTGCGCCGCGGGCTCCGCGTGGCGTGGTACTCGACGCTCGTGCTCCTGCCCGTGACCGCCGCGCAGGGACTGGTGCAGGCGACGCCGTACTCGGTGCCGCTGGTCGCGCTGTCCGTGCTCGCGTTCCCCGTGCTCGCGGCCGCGCGCAGCCGCTTCGACGAGCCGATTTCGCTGACGACGAGCCAGCTCGCGGCCGGCGGGGCGCTCGCCGGCGTGCAGACGTACGGCACCATCGGGACGTACGCGCTCCGCGGCGAGCGCGGGTTCACGAGCGTTTCGACGATGCTGGACGCGTTCTACTACACGCTCGTGACCTCCAGCACGGTCGGCTACGGCGACGTCACGCCGACCACCCAGGAGGCGCGGCTGTTCTCGCTGTCGGTGGTCGTGCTCGGCACCGCGAGCTTCGCCATCGCGCTCACGGCGCTGCTCGGCCCCGCCCTCGAAGCGCGCTTCGCGAGCGCCCTCGGACGCATGACACAGAGTGACCTCGAGTCCCTCGACGGCCACGTGGTCGTCGCGGGCTACGGCGACCTGACGGAACCGGTTCTGACCGAACTCGCGGCGAGCAACCGCCAGTTCGTCGTCGTGACCGACGACGACGAGGACGTCTCCCACCTGCGCGAGCGGGACGTGAACGTGTTCGTCGGCGACCCGGCCGACGAACAGGCGATGCACCGCGTCGGCGTCGAGCGCGCGCGGGCGGTCGTCGCGGCGACCAACGACGACGGCGAGGACGCGCTCGTGATTCTCACCGTTCGCGAGAGCCACGCCGACGTCCACGTGGTCGCCGCCGCGACCGACCAGGAGAACGAGCAGAAGCTCCGGCGCGCGGGCGCGGACACCGTCATCAGCCCCGCGGTCATCGGCGGCCGGCTGCTCGCGCGCTCCGCGCTCGGCGACAAAGACGCCGAGCAGGAGGCCGCGGACGTGCTCGGCGACGAGTAG
- a CDS encoding ubiquitin-like small modifier protein 1 → MEWKLFADLAEVGGDRRITVDADVDAGATVGDALDALLADRPALRDRVLTDDGDVREHINVLRNGQNVAHEDGLDTDLDAGDELAMFPPVSGG, encoded by the coding sequence ATGGAGTGGAAGCTGTTCGCGGACCTCGCGGAGGTCGGCGGCGACCGACGGATTACGGTCGACGCCGATGTCGACGCGGGCGCGACCGTCGGCGACGCCCTGGACGCGCTGCTCGCCGACCGCCCCGCGCTCCGGGACCGCGTGCTGACCGACGACGGCGACGTTCGCGAGCACATCAACGTCCTGCGGAACGGCCAGAACGTCGCTCACGAGGACGGCCTCGACACCGACCTCGACGCGGGCGACGAGCTCGCGATGTTCCCGCCCGTGAGCGGCGGCTGA
- a CDS encoding nucleoside phosphorylase, whose translation MAKQPHLLVEDGDVNDIALLPGDPGRVDRIAGHCDDSEVVAENREYKVVNATYDGVDLTISSTGIGCPSAAIAVEELSRVGVETFLRVGTIGALQEDIEVGDMIVATGAAKEEGTSKRYESPVYPAVPDYDVLTSVVDSAEANDEEVHVGPIVSDDAFYNEDEDFVDDWNDAGLLAVEMEAATVFSLARRKGLAAGAICTVDGNLVAGTQKGADGDDELPEKAKNNVARAIDISLDAVTRLA comes from the coding sequence ATGGCGAAACAGCCCCACTTGCTCGTCGAGGACGGCGACGTCAACGACATCGCGTTGCTCCCCGGCGACCCCGGCCGCGTCGACCGCATCGCCGGCCACTGCGACGACAGCGAGGTCGTCGCGGAGAACCGCGAGTACAAGGTCGTCAACGCCACCTACGACGGCGTCGACCTCACCATCTCCTCGACCGGTATCGGCTGTCCCTCGGCGGCCATCGCCGTCGAGGAGCTCTCCCGCGTCGGCGTCGAGACGTTCCTCCGCGTCGGCACCATCGGCGCGCTCCAGGAGGACATCGAGGTCGGCGACATGATCGTCGCGACCGGCGCCGCCAAGGAGGAGGGCACGAGCAAGCGCTACGAGTCCCCGGTCTACCCCGCCGTTCCGGACTACGACGTGCTCACGAGCGTCGTCGACTCCGCCGAGGCCAACGACGAGGAGGTCCACGTCGGCCCCATCGTCAGCGACGACGCGTTCTACAACGAGGACGAGGACTTCGTCGACGACTGGAACGACGCCGGCCTGCTCGCCGTCGAGATGGAGGCCGCGACCGTGTTCTCGCTGGCGCGCCGGAAGGGCCTCGCCGCGGGCGCCATCTGCACCGTCGACGGCAACCTCGTCGCCGGCACCCAGAAGGGCGCCGACGGCGACGACGAGCTCCCGGAGAAGGCGAAGAACAACGTCGCGCGCGCCATCGACATCTCGCTGGACGCCGTGACGCGGCTCGCGTGA